From one Streptomyces mobaraensis genomic stretch:
- a CDS encoding bifunctional DNA primase/polymerase codes for MDSSPRVPHPARLPQPAAVWEPVRPAGAEWLASASPLPRSVLALWAADPRTPLLLPCGRAFDVIGVPSLFGRRMLDRLWSDGPGSGPVAAQQGRLLLFAAPGTAQRLPALLRWEEWARAVPPLLCLGTGDAVTVPPPYPPDGTEPVPPASRWVVAPEVRHPWLPGPDVLLWSCVRTARAGLKHTDFLSTGSGC; via the coding sequence ATGGACTCCAGCCCACGCGTTCCGCACCCCGCCCGCCTCCCGCAGCCGGCCGCCGTCTGGGAGCCGGTCCGTCCCGCCGGTGCCGAGTGGCTCGCCTCGGCCAGTCCGCTCCCCCGCAGCGTGCTGGCCCTGTGGGCGGCCGACCCGCGGACCCCGCTGCTGCTGCCGTGCGGGCGGGCCTTCGACGTGATCGGCGTCCCGTCCCTGTTCGGCCGCCGGATGCTGGACCGGCTGTGGTCGGACGGGCCCGGTTCCGGGCCGGTCGCCGCCCAGCAGGGCCGGCTGCTGCTGTTCGCGGCGCCCGGCACGGCCCAGCGGCTGCCGGCGCTGCTGCGCTGGGAGGAGTGGGCCCGGGCCGTCCCGCCGCTGCTGTGCCTGGGCACGGGCGACGCGGTGACGGTCCCCCCGCCGTACCCGCCGGACGGGACGGAACCGGTGCCGCCGGCCTCGCGCTGGGTGGTCGCCCCGGAGGTCCGGCACCCGTGGCTGCCGGGGCCCGACGTCCTGCTCTGGTCCTGCGTCCGTACCGCCCGCGCCGGTCTCAAACATACGGATTTTCTTTCCACCGGATCAGGGTGCTAG
- a CDS encoding AAA domain-containing protein, whose translation MTQKAIPAPAGPVREPHAFDPSAAAAAATRAILRDTLDGRHRGVVVDSPPGAGKSTLVVRAALELARAGRPLMVVAQTNAQVDDLVLRLAEEDADLPVGRLHSSDPRPYDPALDGLDQVVTSTKAADLAGLDVVVSTAAKWAHTKVTEPWGQAIVDEAYQMRSDALLAVAGLFDRALFVGDPGQLDPFSVVGAEGTAQWAGLSYDPSVSAVSTLLAHNPGLPQHRLPVSWRLPASAARLVSDAFYPYTRFRSGTDHGDRLMSFGVRQDGSAVDRVLDEAAASGWGLLELPERHVPRTDPEAVEAVALVVRRMLDRGAALTSERAPGPVPLTAARIAVGTAHRDQAAAVRAALGEHGVTGVTVDTANRLQGREFDVTVVLHPLSGRPDATAFHLETGRLCVLASRHRHACVVVCRAGVDRLLDEHPSTEPVRLGVAVKFPDGWEANFAVLTHLNEHRVRWKP comes from the coding sequence GTGACCCAGAAAGCGATCCCGGCCCCCGCCGGGCCAGTGCGGGAGCCCCATGCCTTCGACCCGTCCGCGGCCGCCGCCGCGGCCACGCGAGCCATCCTGCGCGACACGCTGGACGGCCGGCACCGCGGCGTCGTCGTCGACTCGCCGCCCGGCGCCGGCAAGTCCACGCTGGTCGTCCGCGCCGCCCTGGAACTGGCCCGGGCGGGCCGGCCGCTGATGGTCGTCGCGCAGACCAACGCCCAGGTGGACGACCTGGTGCTGCGGCTGGCCGAGGAGGACGCCGACCTGCCGGTCGGCCGGCTGCACAGCAGCGACCCGCGGCCGTACGACCCGGCGCTGGACGGGCTCGACCAGGTCGTCACGTCGACGAAGGCCGCGGACCTCGCCGGTCTCGACGTGGTCGTCTCCACCGCCGCGAAGTGGGCGCACACCAAGGTGACCGAGCCCTGGGGCCAGGCGATCGTCGACGAGGCGTACCAGATGCGCTCGGACGCGCTGCTGGCCGTGGCCGGCCTGTTCGACCGGGCCCTGTTCGTCGGCGACCCGGGCCAGCTCGACCCGTTCAGCGTGGTGGGCGCCGAGGGGACGGCGCAGTGGGCCGGCCTGTCGTACGACCCGTCGGTGAGCGCGGTCAGCACGCTCCTCGCCCACAACCCCGGGCTGCCGCAGCACCGGCTCCCGGTGTCCTGGCGGCTGCCGGCGTCCGCCGCGCGCCTGGTGTCGGACGCGTTCTACCCGTACACCCGCTTCCGCAGCGGCACGGACCACGGCGACCGGCTGATGTCCTTCGGCGTCCGGCAGGACGGGTCGGCGGTGGACCGGGTGCTGGACGAGGCCGCCGCGTCCGGCTGGGGGCTGCTGGAGCTGCCCGAGCGGCACGTGCCGCGCACGGACCCGGAGGCCGTCGAGGCGGTGGCCCTGGTGGTACGCCGGATGCTCGACCGCGGCGCGGCCTTGACCAGCGAGCGCGCCCCCGGTCCCGTCCCGCTCACCGCGGCCCGGATCGCGGTGGGCACCGCCCACCGGGACCAGGCGGCGGCCGTCCGCGCGGCGCTGGGGGAGCACGGGGTGACCGGCGTGACGGTGGACACGGCCAACCGGCTCCAGGGCCGCGAGTTCGACGTCACCGTCGTCCTGCACCCCCTCTCGGGCCGCCCCGACGCCACCGCCTTCCACCTGGAGACCGGCCGCCTCTGCGTCCTGGCCTCACGCCACCGGCACGCCTGCGTCGTGGTGTGCCGCGCGGGCGTGGACCGCCTGCTGGACGAGCACCCGTCGACGGAGCCGGTGCGGCTGGGGGTGGCGGTGAAGTTCCCGGACGGGTGGGAGGCGAATTTCGCGGTGCTCACGCATCTGAACGAACACCGGGTCCGGTGGAAACCCTGA
- a CDS encoding M6 family metalloprotease domain-containing protein: MVRPQTPRGVERSGLRRLWAVLTCLCAIAATLVAAPARAVGPGGPCALPRSDAHHSEGLDTRNPSYPRALGRLDAVMVFLSFPDSRPVATPAQLMADHFPGTSRFFERASYGRFSVRAHPVDRWFRMPRPSTAYRIQRDWDGELRTTYLRDAITAARGAVDFGRYGLVYLVADPDAPGVDSDATKVVNLERPLEVDGAELRRVVTVFEHHPPDRNVLAHETGHVLDLPDLYHRPSEGKGDWDTHVGDWDLMGSQFGLAADPFGWHKWKLGWLDARQVDCVLGRGGAVHTVQPLEAPMRPGDTRTRLVVARTGVSSAVVVEARTATGNDAATCTEGVLVYRVDSETPSGGGPVQVVDGHPGTLACPGEAVYPPLADAPLGVGESLTVPEGGIRVAVRGRAADGAWTVRVSRE, from the coding sequence GTGGTGCGTCCGCAGACACCCAGGGGGGTGGAGCGGTCCGGGCTGCGCCGGCTGTGGGCGGTGCTGACCTGCCTGTGCGCCATCGCGGCGACCCTGGTGGCGGCCCCCGCCCGGGCCGTCGGGCCGGGCGGCCCCTGCGCGCTGCCCCGCAGCGACGCCCACCACTCCGAGGGGCTGGACACCCGGAACCCGTCCTACCCGCGCGCCCTCGGCCGGCTGGACGCCGTCATGGTCTTCCTCTCCTTCCCGGACTCCCGGCCGGTCGCCACCCCCGCCCAGCTCATGGCGGACCACTTCCCCGGCACCTCCCGGTTCTTCGAACGGGCCTCGTACGGCCGGTTCTCCGTCCGCGCCCACCCCGTGGACCGGTGGTTCCGGATGCCCCGGCCCTCCACCGCGTACCGGATACAGCGTGACTGGGACGGCGAGCTGCGCACCACCTATCTGAGGGACGCCATCACGGCCGCGCGCGGCGCCGTGGACTTCGGCCGCTACGGGCTGGTCTACCTGGTCGCCGACCCGGACGCGCCCGGGGTGGACTCCGACGCCACCAAGGTCGTCAACCTGGAGCGGCCGCTGGAGGTCGACGGCGCCGAGCTGCGCCGGGTCGTCACCGTCTTCGAGCACCACCCGCCCGACCGGAACGTCCTCGCCCACGAGACGGGGCACGTCCTGGACCTGCCCGACCTCTATCACCGGCCCTCCGAGGGCAAGGGCGACTGGGACACCCACGTCGGCGACTGGGACCTCATGGGCAGCCAGTTCGGGCTGGCCGCCGACCCCTTCGGCTGGCACAAGTGGAAGCTGGGCTGGCTCGACGCCCGGCAGGTGGACTGCGTCCTCGGCCGCGGCGGCGCCGTGCACACCGTCCAGCCGCTGGAGGCCCCGATGCGGCCGGGGGACACCCGGACCCGGCTGGTGGTGGCCAGGACCGGGGTCAGCAGCGCCGTCGTGGTCGAGGCCCGGACCGCGACCGGCAACGACGCCGCCACCTGCACCGAGGGCGTGCTGGTCTACCGGGTGGACAGCGAGACGCCGTCCGGCGGCGGTCCCGTGCAGGTGGTGGACGGCCATCCCGGCACCCTGGCCTGCCCGGGGGAGGCCGTCTACCCGCCGCTGGCCGACGCCCCGCTCGGGGTCGGGGAGTCCCTGACCGTCCCGGAGGGCGGGATCCGGGTGGCGGTACGCGGGCGGGCGGCGGACGGGGCGTGGACGGTCCGGGTCAGCCGGGAGTGA